In Nostoc sp. GT001, a genomic segment contains:
- a CDS encoding gas vesicle protein encodes MSTNTNRGAITTSTQGSTLADILERVLDKGIVIAGDISISVGSTELLNIRIRLLISSVDKAKEIGINWWESDPYLNSQARSLLTTNQQLQERVASLETELRSLKALNPINHQNAGD; translated from the coding sequence ATGAGTACTAATACTAACCGGGGAGCTATCACCACATCAACTCAGGGTTCTACTTTGGCAGATATTCTCGAACGGGTTCTGGATAAAGGCATTGTGATAGCAGGAGATATTTCTATTTCCGTAGGCTCCACAGAACTGCTAAACATTCGGATTCGTTTGTTGATTTCTTCTGTTGATAAAGCCAAAGAAATTGGAATTAACTGGTGGGAGAGCGACCCCTATCTTAATAGTCAAGCTCGTTCCTTATTAACAACTAATCAACAACTTCAAGAGCGTGTTGCCAGTCTAGAAACAGAACTGCGATCGCTCAAAGCACTCAATCCTATTAATCATCAGAATGCAGGCGATTAG
- a CDS encoding gas vesicle protein K — MQAISKSKGSDSGLAPLLLTVVELIRQLMEAQVIRRMDAGNLSDNELDRAAESLQKLEQQVVQLCEIFDIDPADLNINLGEMGNLLPQSGGYYPGETSSQPSILELLDRLLNTGVVVEGDLDLGLAQLSLVHAKLRLVLTSKPL, encoded by the coding sequence ATGCAGGCGATTAGCAAATCAAAAGGTTCCGATTCAGGTTTAGCGCCGTTATTACTGACGGTTGTTGAACTGATACGCCAACTCATGGAAGCTCAAGTTATTCGGCGAATGGATGCTGGCAACCTCAGCGACAATGAGTTAGATCGAGCTGCCGAAAGCCTGCAAAAGCTTGAACAGCAGGTTGTTCAGCTTTGCGAGATATTTGATATTGATCCAGCCGATCTAAATATTAACTTGGGTGAAATGGGAAATTTACTTCCCCAATCTGGAGGATACTACCCCGGTGAAACCTCTAGTCAGCCTTCTATTTTAGAACTTCTCGATCGCCTATTAAATACGGGTGTTGTGGTTGAAGGTGACTTGGACTTAGGACTGGCTCAGTTAAGCTTAGTTCATGCCAAGTTAAGACTAGTACTCACTTCTAAACCCCTGTAA